ACCACAGTAAACCGGCTGCCTTCCATATCCACAAGAACCGCTTTACCCGGAGCGGATTTTTCCCGTACCCAAATGCTTCCGTACACGACACAGACATCCCCGGTAATCTCCTGCGCTTCATACCATTCATCCTGCAGCTCGAACTGAATATTTCGTGCCTCCAGCTGATCCGCCGTTATCCCCCTCAGAAACTCTTCTCTGTTTTTATAAAACTCATGGCGTCCGGTACCGATCATCAGCAGATTACCGGGAAGTCCGTATAATCCTCTCTCCATCTGGTCCGGCTCATGATTGATAATATACAGGTGCCACAGATCCCTGACCTTTTCGACAGCCTTTTTGCAAAATTCCGATTGAATCTCAGACATGCTGATTTTCCTTTTCATGTTTATTTTTCTATTACATTTCTTTAAATCATAGCACATGAGCTGATAAAACTCAACGAACTTGTGCTATACCAGCCCATCGGAGAAATTCCTCAAATATTACTGTTGACTTTTCAAACTGTAACTGCTATTATAACAGTATGGAACTGTAATAAATTTTATTACATATGTTATCTAACGGTTACTGAGTGAAAGGAGATTATCTATGAGGAAGTTTGATGCAATCATAATCGGTTTCGGAAAAGGGGGAAAGACACTGGCAGGCGCATTGGCCGCAGCCGGAAGATCTGTCGCAGTGATTGAACAGTCAGCGCAAATGTACGGAGGAACCTGCATCAATGCAGCCTGCATTCCCACCAAATCGCTGGTGCACAGCGCCGCACGGTCCGCAGTACAGGGCGGTTCGTTTGATGAGAAATCAGACCGCTACACACAGGCAGTCGAGACAAAAGACCGGCTGACCTCCATGCTGAGGGACAAAAATTATCACAAACTGGCCGACAATCCTGATATTACCGTAATCGATGGACACGGTTCGTTCACTGGTCCGCACTCCATCGCTGTATCGAAGGAAAATCAGACTGAGGAGCTGGAGGCGGAACAGATTTTCATCAACACCGGTGCCCGTCCTTTCGTTCCTACAATCCCCGGTCTTTCGGACAGTGACTATGTATATCTGAGCGAAGACCTTCTGGACTTAAAGACACTCCCCCGCCGGCTGGCCATCATCGGCGGCGGCTACATCGGCATGGAATTCGCGTCCATGTTTGCCAACTTTGGCTCACAGGTCACAGTCATTCAGGACGGTGACGTCTTTCTCCCCCGGGAGGATGCAGAAATTGCACAGGCAGTTATGGAGAGTCTGGAAAACAGAGGTGTTATGATCATGCGTTCTGCCAAAACAGAGCTGGTCCAGGACACAGACTGCGGTGCCATGATAACGATTTCCACTGGTTCCCAGAGACAGTCGCTGCATGCCGACGCGATTCTGGTGGCAACAGGCCGGCGCCCCAACGTGGAAGGCCTGAATCTGAAAGCCGCCGGTATTGAACTGACTGCTCGCGGCGCTGTCAAAACAGACGATCATCTGCACACCACGGCGCCAAACATCTGGGCAATGGGTGATGTGGCGGGCGGACTCCAGTTCACTTATATCTCCCTGGATGATTACCGTATCGTAAAGTCCCAGATTCTCGGCGATGGTTCACGCACGGTTTCGAACCGCGGCGCGGTCCCCTACAGCGTGTTTCTGGACCCGCCGTTCTCCCGCGTGGGCATGACAGAGACCGAGGCAAGGGAAAAAGGGTATGACATACAGATAGCAAAATTGCCGGCCTCTGCAATCCCGAAAGCCCAGGTTCTAGAGAAAGCGGACGGACTGCTGAAAGCTGTGATCGACAGAACGACCGGGCGGATTCTCGGCGCCCACCTTTTCTGCGAGGAGAGCTATGAGATGATCAACATCATCAAACTGGCAATCGATTCAGACATCCCGTATACAGTTCTGCGCGACAACATTTATACGCATCCCACGATGAGTGAGGCGCTGAATGATCTGTTCGATATCTGACAGAATGTAAAAATCCCGATTTCCTTCTATATGGGCTTCCCCACCCGGGAAATCGGGAATTTTACGCTTATATTTTATTTGCTGCAGCAGAGGTTCACAAAATCATATCCCGTATAGAGCACGTAACCTGGCGGCAGATATTCTTACACTTGCACCTCAGCCCCTGCTTCAGCACTCTGAAGATTCCCCACATACCGGACTCCACATCCCACTTAAGGCTTCCGGAACGATACAGATAGTCTCCGGGACAGGAAGCGCCTTCTTCCAGCTCTATATCAAATTTATTTCCAATACTGACTGCTCCCTGTATCGGGATCACCCGTGAAAATGGATCCCGGGGCTGCTCCTTCCATTGATGTCCATGAACCGCGAACCCGGTATTTCTCGGCTTATCAGCCGGCATCATGGCGCGGAAGATCACACGGTCTCCCTCATATGCCTGATACAAAGGAGTAGCCGGATCCCCATGCACCTTACTGCTGAAGACTCTCGAGATATCAGGGTCCTCGTGCAAACGGTTTGCAAAGCGCTCGGATCGGTAGTTGTATCCCTTCTCACCCGTATCCTCCGCATCCACTGTCTCCTGATCCTCCCTTGCTGTCCTGATCAGATTTCCCTCCCTGTCAAGCAGGCGGATTCCATTCTGTATAAATACAACACATTCCCGAAAGGTTTCTTCTCCCGGAGGAATGATAACCGCCTGTTCCTCATAAGTTCCGTCCCTCATTGAAAAACCGCGGTACCATTTTGATCCAGGCGGCTCTATGATCACTGAACCGAACAGGCCGTGATACCTGTGATTCCGCATATCCCCGAAGGACTGCAGGATACAGGCGCCGTATTCACCGTCTGCATGCCACAGATATTTTCTGCTCTCACCCGGTCCCACTGTCTGTTCTCTGTTATTGTATCCGACATTAATTCCTGAATCACAGACTGCATCATACCGCAGAAACTGAGGATTCAGTGAGACTCTCATGGACGGCTGATGCTTCCTGTCCAGCGGTACACGGGGATAATCAAAATACGGAATCTCAGGGCCCAGCATGTTATGGAGTGTGACCTCAAGCCAGTCACCTGCGTTTGCTCTCAGGATCAAAGGCTTCGGCCGGCACTTTCCGCACAGGACTGCTTCGGCCTGGTCCGCAGGTACAAAGATCATCCCATCAGGATCATGATCCCCATACCGGTTGTATACCAGGTTTGTCGTTATTGCGGCTATTTCATATCTGCGGATCACCGCATGTTTCCCGGGGCACGGAGGCAGCGGAAGAATCTGTGCCTTGCCCTTACACAGCGGTTTCAGGCAACTTTGTTCCCGGTCGTAGGCCCTGATGATTCCCCATAAGCCCAGCCATGCATCGTCAATTCCCCCAAAATAATACAGGTAATCTCCGCATCCGTACTCTTTTTGGATTCTTAGATTAAAGGCTTCCGATATCCCGATAGAACAGGAGGCTGCCAGCGGCGAATGCTCATCCCGGATCTCCCTGTGCCAGGACATCCCGGTGATATTCAGAGAATGCTGTTCCTCATGTGCGCCGTCCAAAAGCCGGATGATGATCTCGTCACCGGGATACGTCTCCAGCAGAGGCGTTGCCGGGTCTCCATAGACATGGGAACTGAAAATATATGCAGGATCATCCCCCGGCCGCAGTCTCTCACGCATAGGCTCAGACCGGTAATTTACCCCCATGACACCGGGATCATCGTGAGAACCCGGTACTTCCGGTGGATTTAACGGATCTCCATTCTTGTCAAAAAGCAACGCAAAGTCATGGACAAACAGTGCAAATTCCCGGAATGAGGTCCCATCCCTTCTTTTAATCACGGCCTTCGTTCCTGACCTCAATGGTTCTCCCGTTCGTATGTCATGAAATGTTGCGCCGGCCTCCTCGATAATAAGCGAACCAAACATCCCGTGCTGCTGATGTGTATTGGCAAACAGGTGGTCATGAAAAAACACTGCGTTCAGCTCAGCATTGGCAAAAAAACGCTCGATCAATGTCTCATACTGCCTCGCACCCGCAATATTGTTCCATCCATTTGCTGCACCGTCTGAAACGATCGTATCAAATTTCACAAGATGGATATGATAGCCGACTATGTCTGTCAGCGTCATTCTCTGGAAGGCACTGGACTCTATATATTCCGGCAGCAGATTAGTAAACCGTACTTCAATGCAGTCACCGTGATTTGCACGGATAACAAGAGGTTCCGGCTGAATCTTTCGGCATTCTACTTTTTTAATATAAGCATCCAGACCCCCGTGCTTTTCCAGTTCCTCTTTCAGCACAAAGAACCTCCCCTGCGGATCATGCCATCCATATTCATTGTATGTGATCTTCGCCTGGATTGCAGCAATCTCAAATACTTTCACGTTTTTAGTTTCTTCATACGGACATCCGCCGGCATGGCAGAGGCATGTTTCCGTGTAAAGAGCTCCCTCCGCAAACTTATCAACAAAATTATCCATCTCCAGGGGAGTGGGAACGATCTTATTTTCTCCTTCGCTTGTCAGAATTCCAAGCGGCGGCTGCAGCGGACGCTCTCCAAATTCTCCGTTAATAAACCGCGGATATCCCGGATGCTGTGCATCCTTTACCTGCGGAGAAACCCGGTCTCTCAGCGGAAGCAAAGCGGGGACGGCCGTTCCGTCCGGCAGCCTGCCGTTTCCGTCTTCCAGCCGGTCATAAATTCTCCATAAGGTCCACATTCCCTCATGAAAATGGGGATAGAGGTGGCAGTGAAAAATAGCATCTCCAATCATTCCGTTAAGGCTGCCGGCACCGTGCAGAATATCCAGCGTATAGCACTCCTGCGGACTGATCGAGACTGAATCAATGATCGTCGAGCTGGGATTTTCACTTTCCAGTCTCCACTGATGATTATGAAGA
The Ruminococcus gauvreauii genome window above contains:
- a CDS encoding FAD-dependent oxidoreductase, with protein sequence MRKFDAIIIGFGKGGKTLAGALAAAGRSVAVIEQSAQMYGGTCINAACIPTKSLVHSAARSAVQGGSFDEKSDRYTQAVETKDRLTSMLRDKNYHKLADNPDITVIDGHGSFTGPHSIAVSKENQTEELEAEQIFINTGARPFVPTIPGLSDSDYVYLSEDLLDLKTLPRRLAIIGGGYIGMEFASMFANFGSQVTVIQDGDVFLPREDAEIAQAVMESLENRGVMIMRSAKTELVQDTDCGAMITISTGSQRQSLHADAILVATGRRPNVEGLNLKAAGIELTARGAVKTDDHLHTTAPNIWAMGDVAGGLQFTYISLDDYRIVKSQILGDGSRTVSNRGAVPYSVFLDPPFSRVGMTETEAREKGYDIQIAKLPASAIPKAQVLEKADGLLKAVIDRTTGRILGAHLFCEESYEMINIIKLAIDSDIPYTVLRDNIYTHPTMSEALNDLFDI
- a CDS encoding multicopper oxidase domain-containing protein, with amino-acid sequence MELRNYPKKACTRTFCVEAIEIPIVYNKYGDHDPAGLLYVLKKDAQEIRKQALEKYSQDPPQPCELVQPLVIRANVGDEIMIHFQHSLKRRLSMHVQGLIYDVKTSDGAEVGRNPDSTTGNRITYRWYAQREGVYLFSDMGDTRSGEEGTNIHGLFGAIIIEAPESVWYDPETGEELESGLFADIYHPVNAAFREYAVFFHDELEIKDKNGQQPVDPHTGLPSATTGISYRSEPMRNRLPLTEEHADSGEDISMSSWSYGDPAPPILRAYVGDPSKIRLIHGGVKETHVFHLHNHQWRLESENPSSTIIDSVSISPQECYTLDILHGAGSLNGMIGDAIFHCHLYPHFHEGMWTLWRIYDRLEDGNGRLPDGTAVPALLPLRDRVSPQVKDAQHPGYPRFINGEFGERPLQPPLGILTSEGENKIVPTPLEMDNFVDKFAEGALYTETCLCHAGGCPYEETKNVKVFEIAAIQAKITYNEYGWHDPQGRFFVLKEELEKHGGLDAYIKKVECRKIQPEPLVIRANHGDCIEVRFTNLLPEYIESSAFQRMTLTDIVGYHIHLVKFDTIVSDGAANGWNNIAGARQYETLIERFFANAELNAVFFHDHLFANTHQQHGMFGSLIIEEAGATFHDIRTGEPLRSGTKAVIKRRDGTSFREFALFVHDFALLFDKNGDPLNPPEVPGSHDDPGVMGVNYRSEPMRERLRPGDDPAYIFSSHVYGDPATPLLETYPGDEIIIRLLDGAHEEQHSLNITGMSWHREIRDEHSPLAASCSIGISEAFNLRIQKEYGCGDYLYYFGGIDDAWLGLWGIIRAYDREQSCLKPLCKGKAQILPLPPCPGKHAVIRRYEIAAITTNLVYNRYGDHDPDGMIFVPADQAEAVLCGKCRPKPLILRANAGDWLEVTLHNMLGPEIPYFDYPRVPLDRKHQPSMRVSLNPQFLRYDAVCDSGINVGYNNREQTVGPGESRKYLWHADGEYGACILQSFGDMRNHRYHGLFGSVIIEPPGSKWYRGFSMRDGTYEEQAVIIPPGEETFRECVVFIQNGIRLLDREGNLIRTAREDQETVDAEDTGEKGYNYRSERFANRLHEDPDISRVFSSKVHGDPATPLYQAYEGDRVIFRAMMPADKPRNTGFAVHGHQWKEQPRDPFSRVIPIQGAVSIGNKFDIELEEGASCPGDYLYRSGSLKWDVESGMWGIFRVLKQGLRCKCKNICRQVTCSIRDMIL